The following coding sequences are from one Ctenopharyngodon idella isolate HZGC_01 chromosome 17, HZGC01, whole genome shotgun sequence window:
- the myct1b gene encoding myc target protein 1 homolog yields the protein MLLLTIMASNETNAIWEILKPIDFEELILAFCLSILMGLLIGILIFLLLTWMSRRRASVRITRRQNQSSESKGSRNQHCHLRHYKSHGFDKNTEFVGRTALNLHRQTSVDPNELLGRSPSFQNSTFRPPQKKTNKTSETEDDNQAALIPNITDPFSTEPAESFWLGKGSLRGFLPRQTPPPAYDSVIHVFQETCT from the exons ATGCTTCTGCTAACTATTATGgcttcaaatgaaacaaatgcgATTTGGGAAATACTTAAACCTATTGATTTTG AGGAGCTCATCCTGGCGTTCTGCTTGTCGATTTTGATGGGTCTGCTAATCGGGATCTTGATTTTCCTCCTCCTTACGTGGATGTCAAGACGGAGAGCTTCGGTCAGGATCACCAGACGTCAAAACCAGTCGTCAGAATCTAAAGGATCACGTAATCAACACTGCCACCTCAGACACTACAAGAGTCACGGTTTTGACAAGAACACTGAATTTGTGGGAAGAACGGCTTTAAACCTCCACAGACAGACTTCTGTAGACCCCAATGAGCTGCTGGGCAGAAGCCCCAGCTTTCAGAACTCCACTTTTCGGCCACCACAAAAAAAGACTAACAAGACTAGTGAAACAGAAGATGATAACCAAGCTGCATTAATTCCTAACATCACAGATCCGTTTAGTACGGAACCAGCAGAGTCTTTCTGGTTGGGGAAGGGCAGTCTAAGAGGATTTCTACCCAGACAGACTCCACCACCTGCATATGACAGTGTCATTCACGTCTTTCAAGAGACCTGCACCTGA